The DNA sequence TTCGCCTCTGTTATACGATAGAGGTGAAATGCGTCGACAACGGGTGGATGCACTGCTGTGTGAAGCTCGGTGTGATGGGAAAGAGTTGGAAAGTTATTGGGACCTGGAAAAGTGTTGAGTTGTTTCTTAGCTTTTGTACGGCTAGGATAATACATTTTACTCTTGAAAGGAGGGTGATTTTGATGTTGTCTTGATGCGTGACGTTGTTGTACAGGTGAAGGTTGTGTGGCCAATCAGGCTTGTGAATTAAAATAGAGCATGGGTCAAGTCCGCTCAGGACATGGTCGGATAGTGAGTTTTCTAGCCAATCATAGCTCTAGATAGGGTGACCACAGACCACCATGGGTCAGGTTGGCTCAAGACCACGTCCTGGGCTGTCTCTAACACTCAAGGGCACAGACAAAATGCTTTCTGTCAAGGTCAATACTCACCTACGTAGCGAAGGTTGGGCTGATAATGAATCATCATCGGTCAGATTCAAGACCGAACACCGATTGTTCATTAACAGAGGCTGTTCGAGAGACAGCCGAACCAGCATCCTCAGACTTTCAATTGGGGTGAATTCCAGACTTGTGATACCGCTACACAATGAGACGGACAGAAGACCTGACCCATGCTCCACTAACAACAACCAATGAATCTCTCGATACAAATGGAGCATGCCCTGGGTTCGCTCATTGTAATGGAGCACCTGAATAGTCTTGGCAGTGGGCACCTGTCGACTCGCCCACCATGACTGCTTTTCAAGACACTTGATTGGCTGCTACACCTTCTCACCTCGACTCAACCTGACCCCTGGTGGTCTGTGCTCACTTTGGGAGCTGAAACAGCCACTCCCGTTCCGTTTCTCAACATTATGTAATCAGGGCCAAAGCCCTCTCCACCAATTTCGCCCACCCCACCGGCAAAATCGCATCCCCAATTTCGCGGCTCCGGATTGACGACCAACCCTCGCAAGCCCCAAACGTATTTTTCCCTTCCTCTCAGGCGCAGGATTCGACTTCTTTGCGTTGACACACgaaacaccaccaacaaacCAAAACAACCCATTCACAATGGCTCCTCAGGCAGTACGTACATGACACCGCTTTGCTGTAAGGCCCTCTGCGGTGAAAGCGACGGTGGGGGATGAAaccctcgtcgtcgccttcttcagcatGAGAGGCGCCTCGGAAATGCAGTAGGCTAAGGTCATCTTAACAGAAGAAGTCGGGCAAGGCCCAGAAGCAGACCAAGAAGGTACGCTCAAAACGATCCCGATCCCCTTGACATGCGCCGGGCGACACACGATGACGGCGCGACGACCCGACGACGAATTCAAGGATCGAAGTTACTCTTATCGAACCACGAGACTAACGTATATCGCCACAGTACATCATTGATGCTTCTCAGCCCGCCAGCGACAAGATCTTCGACGTCGCCGCCTTCGAGAAGTTCCTCCAGGACCgcatcaaggttgagggcCGCACCAACAACCTTGGCGACAACGTCGTTGTCCAGCAGCAAGGTGAGGGCAAGATCGAGGTCATTGCCCACAACGACCTCTCTGGCCGCTACCTCAAGTACCTGTGCGTCCAACAGCTGTCCACATTCCACACCAGCCTACTGACAATCCCCCCAGGACCAAGaagttcctcaagaagcagcagctccGTGACTGGCTCCGCGTCGTCTCCACCTCGCGGGGTGTCTACGAGCTCAAGTTCTTCAACGTCGTCAACGACGAGGctgacgaggacgacgagtaAATGTACGACCAAAAACCAAACCAAAGAAAACCCGGTCAGCATTACAACGGCGCAGGAATGGGTTGGTGAATTGGGACAGGGAAATAAAAGTTTGAGGACTTGGCCAATAGAACCCAGCCAATCTGTGTGGCACTCTTTGTGGTGTTTCAATTTCTTGCTGTCTCTGTCTGTATGTGAATGTGTGATGCTGCTTTGATAAATGCTCGCTTGTGACCCGACATCTTCTCGTCAGGGGTATGTACTTGTGTATATGTATGTGTAAACTCATGGCAACGCCCTCATGACACCCTCAAATGCAACCAACGCCATGGCATTCGCCGGGAACGCCCTCAGAAAGCACGGCACAAACCCCCTCCAGTATCCTTTCCATCCTGCCTCCCTATACACAGCCGCCGCGGCATCCTTCCACCGCGGAAACCTCCTAACTCCATCATTCAGACCGCCTCCTAGGGGGTCTGTCATGATGCGCTGCTTGACCACGTCGCTCGGATAACTCGTCAGCCAGAAAGCCTGCGCGCTCAATCCACCCGCCCAAAAGTTGACGGCTGGCGCGCTGAGGTTCGTCCGCTCCCTCAATATCCGCGAGAGAACATCGTAGCTGGCCcaccagaagaagaagaatgacCGGAAGAGCAGTGTCGCCGATAGTCCGTGGTATACGCCCTGAACCCCGTGGTACCGATAGATCTTGCGGAGACAGTCGATGGGTCCCGCGTACAGTCTGTCGGCCTTTTGAGCGGCGTACTGAATCTGCAGCCGCGCCTTGATGTGTTCAACCGGCGCCGCGATGAAGCTAACTGTCGAGCCTGCGGCGATACCCGCGATGCCGTGTCCGTACGACGGGAGTGACGTCCTCCCTGTGGTAGAACCCGGCTGTACGTGAAAGACGTGATCGGATAGAAGTCGGCGGTACACTGTCAATGAACCCAGCATGACCGAGTCCATAAACATCCATCCCACCAACGGCGGTGATGCGCCCTTGTACAGCCCTCGGAAGCCCTCATTGCGGACTGTCTGAAGAACACATTGTAGAGGACCTTTGAAGCGAGTCGGGTCTGTTGTCTGCAGCCGAACCTTGACTGTATCAAATGGATGCCCAACTAAACTCAATCAGTATATATACCTCTCATGAAAAACTCATAAAGCTGCTCATCTTACCTGTGAGCTTGGCTATGCCACTGAAGACGCCCGCCACAAAGCCCTTGTAGTGATGCGCCTTGCTCTCCTGCTTTGGCACAGAAGCCACCGTCTCCTCTACGGCAACCTTCCCTCTTACATCCGCGGCCATTGAATCTGAGTGACTCTTGAGCGAGTCTCTGGAAGATGAGGTATCTCTCTCTGTCAGCGTCGATAATTTGAGGGATGCCGATAAAAGCCGATGGCGGGGCGTCTATGACGTTGAGGAGAGAGAGtgttcaagaagaagagaagataAAGATAAACAAAACACAAAAACTAGCTGCCGGTGTATAGACAAGTCTAGAATATTATGAGAATCAACAGACACAGACGGATACCGCTGTTTGACGATGAACTGCACGTCGAGCCCTTTTTCATGGATTTTTTGGATATTGGCTCCCCGCCATTCGCTGACGCCCCAGTCTGGAGTAGTTCCGCACTAGTAGCCTTGCACCGACCTCGGAGCCCCGGAGTTATGCAAGTCTCCCCGGGGATCCACTTTTAGCCCCAGACTGACTGATCCACACTCTCAACGCTGTCAACATCTACGGATATGCCTTGAGGTTGCTTCCATCTTGTAGGACATCACATTCAATGAAATAGACTCAGTTCATCATCAGAATC is a window from the Fusarium keratoplasticum isolate Fu6.1 chromosome 5, whole genome shotgun sequence genome containing:
- a CDS encoding 60S ribosomal protein L22, translated to MAPQAKKSGKAQKQTKKYIIDASQPASDKIFDVAAFEKFLQDRIKVEGRTNNLGDNVVVQQQGEGKIEVIAHNDLSGRYLKYLTKKFLKKQQLRDWLRVVSTSRGVYELKFFNVVNDEADEDDE